The genomic segment CTTGTCTTCTACATATTGTCCTCCTTATTAATTTCATGGGTACTTTACAATTAGATGAAATTAGTTTGCCACACTCCTTAATTTTAACTCTACTCTTTAATATGTCTAGATTTGATTGCTTTCTCTGCAGTAATATTAGGTGTTCACTTTGCCCTTATGCAGCAACAACCTAACATACTGACAATTATTGTCCCTCGGCATCTACAACAAGGAAGAGAGATTGCCAGAGTAAGTTTTTATCCTATATCCTTTGGAAACATGTTCTTTTGGTTTGAATGGCTATCTCCCACAGGAAGAACTTGCAATCAAGACAATCTGATACTGTTAAAGAAATTGCCTGATAAGATGTATATTAGGAAATGACAGAGGGAAATTGAGTACTTAGTGTAGCAGATTCCATGGGCAGCAGTCAATGATTTATAGAAGGAAACAATTGAGTGATTTTTGTGTGGCTTTATAAAGGAATCAAGGGAGGAAGTTGACTCGTAAAACTGTAGGAAAGGAATCAGTTGAAGGATAATGAAGAAAAGTTACCCCAGCTTTGGGTGTTTTGATCTAGTTACTAACAGATACTAAATGTTGGTATCTCCCCTGGCTGGCAGAAACTCAAACCATTGTTCACTAGTTTGCAAGGCACCAGTCCCTACTGCCAGCCCAAACACCTGTTAGTGTTTTTGGGCTTTTGTTCATTGAGAAATGTAACTTTCATTTTCAAGAGATTTTCTAGAATTTTTTGTCTTGGCTTCTTTTTTTGAAGTGAAGAGAATCTTAAATGTAGGCTAATGATTACCAAATTATTGTGTTTATGTATGTATGTGCTCGTATCAAATGACAATCAGTCTGTACATCTCCTTTTAGAGTAATTTgcattcaacaaaaataatactaaaaaattattgttatttctAAACACTATTACTTTTTCTACAATCTCTGAAATTCATGGTACTTCTGTTTGATTTACCGCAGAAATTGGAGAAAGAAGGACAAAATGTGCTTTTGAGGTCTCAATATGAGAAGTTTAAGGCCGGAACTAATATTTATGTGGTAGACACATTGGGTACGAATTCTTCTCTTTTGACTGACATGAAATGCGTCATGCATGAAAATATACTTTTGCTGAGAATTGAGACCATAGAATTTCTAGAGCTACTGAGTTGAACAGGCCtttacaaattattaaaaaatgggTACCTTCTAGGATTAGAATGATTAGGGCTAATGGGGACATCATCATGATACTCACTGTCATCCATCTTCTTTGGTAGGTGAATTAAGACAATTGTACACATTAACACCAATAGCTGTGATTGGGGGTTCATTACTTCCTGGTTTATCTGGCCATAACATCTCAGAAGCTGCTGCAGCTGGATGTGCTGTTCTGACAGGTGCATTTTAATGTAATTCTCCAATATCAGCATATTATGTGTATTTGGAACTCATAATGTATTTCAGGTTGTCACGTTGGGCATTTCTCCCACATGGTACTGGAAATGCAACGATCAAATCCTTTGTCAGTTCTTCAGGTGGGGTGACAACTCATAATTAATCAACATTGTTCTTCAGCATATAATGTTCTTAGTGTTCTCTATTGTCGTTTTCTTGTAGGTTTCTGGTAAACTGGAGCTTGAAAAGGCTCTCGTCGAGCTCTTCACCAATGCAACACTTCTGGAGGCACGTGGAAGAGCCGCTAGGGAAGTGTTTTGCAGTTTGTCCTGTGGCATTGTTGAAAAAACATGGAGTTtactaaattttcatatttttgatAGATTCTCTTCAGAGGAATCCAAGAGTCTAAGACTATAAAAAATGAAGTTTCATATTCTCAACAAATTTTCTTTCGGACTGAAACCATTTATTGGATTCATTTACCGAGCGATAGAAGGCAGAAGCACACTCAAGTTGCAACCCCATTTCACACTGATGGTTGTCTGAATATAGACAAAATcaagtaaaataaaatgtttattttatattaaagaaatgttgtaaattatttttgtgtatCACATTAACATCAATCTTGTTTCCAATTATTGGCTTTAAAGCTTGAAGAATGTAGTTGTCATATGCTTTTTTTCAAGAACAAGAATAGTGGTTTATGAGCTCACATGAACACTAACCTACCTGTAGGCTCTTATAGGTTTGTTGGTGGGTTTGAATTCTTGTTGACTCGTGCTAGAAAATTGCTATTGATCATTTAGCTCGTCACAatcaacttaaaatatatttattctattaaataataattatggaTCACGAGTTCACAGTTAAAAATGACTGAAATATTATTGCTCTTTTAACCAAAAGGAGTGCTGATTCTTTCACAAGTTATTTTCTCAAACGTTTGGGAAATCTGGTGAGGATATAATGCAATAATTTGGCCGATTTTGAAGTATCCACATTCGTGCTTTGAGTCAACTGTCAATTAATTAATGATTTCTGTCATCATTTAAGAACTTGCTGGTGGTTTTCACTGTACACATGCTTgtcttttttcttcctttttcctttttcggCTAAAAGACTATCATTAATTCTACTATATCGAACCGTAATTTGGTTGTATACGTGCATCATCGAATATCATATTATCATCTATacaaaaaaaaggagaaatatAAACACGTGCATCATAGTAACGTGTCAAGTACGTGCAAGAGTAGTAGTCTTTTAGTTGGCAAAGATGAGAATCATTCTTCGAGAAAATAAGGTCAAATACGATAACTGCAAGACATTGTTGGATATTTCCAAGAACCTTTCATAACTTTGTTTCTGAATTGTGAGAAATATCAAGCTTTAGCTACTCAACTTATCCATTTTTTCTGCTATGAATAAATTACAACGAGAAATCTTGGATAAATACAAATAACTCACGTAGCATATAAGGAAATGATTGGAGAACTTCTGAAATCATATGTGAAGATAACATGGTTGTGGTTATTGAGGACTAATACTGAAGGTAAGCAAGTGCAGGAAATGAAAGAGTTAAAACTTATTCTCCTTAAACTTCTACAAGCACATCAATATATAATACTATACTTAATTACTGCATTTAGTTGTTGTTGGTGCTCCCTTTGCCATCATTGTCCTGAAGTAAGGGCACAGAGTCCTTGAAATGGAGCTTCTTGAGGGGCCCATGAGGAGAGGATGATCCATCTCGAAGGGCCTGGATAATATCTTGGAAAAGGTACTCATCACAAGGTATAGCAAGAGGGCCACTTTTGTTGAAGCCACAACCTTCATAATTGTCTAAAAGTTTTTGAAGCAAGGGATGGTTAAGGTAATCAGCCCTTATCACAAACCTTCTCTTTGCCTCTTCTCCCACCATCACCGCCAAGTGCCCCGGCGGCACGTCCCGCGGCGTCGGCTTCTTCCCACTGCCACCACCACAGGCACTCTTGAGCCACATGCAAGAAGccatgttgaatttttttatgttctgGTTTTGATGAGGTTCTTGGTTGTGATATTGTGGACTATGTAATGTTAtgatattatgttatatatataaataaatgtttgtgtgtatatatatatatattggtgtGATGCGTTGTGCTCTAAGTCTTACTTTCCATGTTCTCGACAAAGTGAGACACAGTGTGTGCTTTGGAAAACGACTGAACCAAATTCCGAAGTATGTTCACAAAGGTTTGGTATGGAAGTTTGGTGTTATCCTTGTCCCAGTTCCGCATTAACGTTTTTGTTTTTAACGTTTTTCGTTTttctgttatttatttattgtaatgcCTTTAAGGTGTTATGGATAAAAAAAGAGGAGGATTTGGTTGCCTTTAATGGTGTCTCTGTGCAAAACTGCATGCTTAGTGTTATTGGGAGTTTTTGCTTTCCTCGCACCTCAAAATGGAATCCAAAGGGTGAATTCAGCCAAAAGAGACCAACTTttgctatttatttatttgttaacatTTATTGAGGAGGAGTAAATATGAAAAGTcgtttatattaataaaatattgtgttaatatagttttaaatatgATGTTAATCAATGTAGAGAATTTCTACAAACATATAAGTGTCCTTGTATAACGTTTCAGGATTTGTTTTTGGTACTATTTTAAAAGGTTTCTTATCAATGAAGTTGATAGAGTGTGGAGAGTTTatgtaagaaagagaaaagggaatAAAGAAGGGGAGAGGCGTTAGGCATTTATAACTCTATGGTTAGTTCGGGCAGGAAATAAAGCTCCTATATAAGAGCTGATGTATTTGAGTGATAGGTTACATTTTAATTGGTATACTCTATAGACAGGATCACGTTTATCCTGTGGAGAGAGAATTTAGCTCTCTTGGAGGTTGTTTTGGCTGTGGAGTTGCTATAATGAATAGAAAATATACAGTTTATACTTCATTTTTGGTGTTTACGTGTGTGTTAGTGCATTGTAGATAGGTTTCCAATCCAGGAACATTTCAAAGCTTGATGAATGATTTATTGAGGGCCTACTTAAGGAAGTTTGTGCcgg from the Vigna angularis cultivar LongXiaoDou No.4 chromosome 3, ASM1680809v1, whole genome shotgun sequence genome contains:
- the LOC108324531 gene encoding auxin-responsive protein SAUR50 gives rise to the protein MASCMWLKSACGGGSGKKPTPRDVPPGHLAVMVGEEAKRRFVIRADYLNHPLLQKLLDNYEGCGFNKSGPLAIPCDEYLFQDIIQALRDGSSSPHGPLKKLHFKDSVPLLQDNDGKGSTNNN